The Rhododendron vialii isolate Sample 1 chromosome 6a, ASM3025357v1 genome includes a window with the following:
- the LOC131330879 gene encoding enoyl-CoA hydratase 2, peroxisomal, with translation MADDASSVIDPQLILSHNFPETTYTYTERDAALYALGVGACARDALDGKELKNVYHQHGRQSIQVLPTFAALLSFGSLSELTNLPGLQYDPRLLLHGQQYIEIYKPFPSSGCIQNKASISGLHDKGKATILEVEVKSYDKQSGEPLCMNRMTIYLRGIGGFSKSSHPYSYSKNPASQNVAAKIPKSQPFAVFEECTQPSQALLYRLSGDYNPLHSDPMVAEIAGFSRPILHGLCTLGFAVRAIIRCVCKGDPNMIKTISGRFLLHFYPGETLITEMWLEGLRVVYQVKVKERNKAVLSGFVEISHLTSSL, from the exons ATGGCCGACGACGCTAGTTCAGTCATCGACCCTCAGCTTATCCTCTCTCACAACTTCCCCGAG ACGACGTACACATATACTGAAAG AGATGCAGCACTCTATGCTCTTGGCGTTGGAGCATGTGCAAGGGATGCCTTGGATGGAAAGGAGCTCAAAAATGTTTACCACCAACATGGACGGCAGTCCATCCAG GTCCTGCCAACTTTTGCTGCTCTGTTGTCTTTTGGATCTTTGTCAGAACTTACTAACCTACCTGGGTTGCA aTATGACCCACGCCTTCTTTTGCATGGACAACAATACATAGAAATCTACAAGCCATTTCCATCTAGTGGCTGT ATCCAAAATAAAGCAAGTATCTCTGGCTTGCATGACAAAG GTAAAGCAACTATCTTGGAGGTAGAAGTCAAAAGTTACGATAAACAGTCTGGTGAACCGCTCTGCATGAACCG GATGACTATTTATctcaggggtattggtggcTTCTCCAAATCATCTCACCCATACTCCTACAGTAAGAATCCAGCCAGCCAGAATGTAGCTGCTAAAATTCCAAAAAGTCAACCATTTGCAGTTTTTGAGGAATGCACCCAACCATCGCAG GCATTACTATATAGGCTATCCGGTGACTATAACCCATTGCACTCAGATCCTATGGTTGCAGAAATTGCCGG GTTTTCTCGTCCGATACTGCATGGCTTATGCACTCTCGGCTTTGCGGTAAGGGCTATTATCAGATGCGTGTGCAAGGGAGACCCCAACATGATCAAAACCATCTCTGGAAGATTTCTTTTACATTTCTACCCTGGTGAAACCCTGATCACAGAGATGTGGCTTGAAGGCTTGag GGTTGTATACCAAGTAAAGGTGAAGGAGCGAAACAAGGCAGTGCTTTCTGGGTTCGTAGAAATCAGTCATTTAACTTCATCCCTGTAA
- the LOC131330881 gene encoding probable alpha-amylase 2, with protein sequence MGYLSKNQVESIQETDVGAVVRSGREILLQAFNWESHKHDWWRNLESKVPDIAKSGFTSAWLPPATNSFALEGYLPQNLYSLNSSYGSEHLLKALLYKMKQYKVRPMADIVINHRVGTTTGHGGRYNRYDGIPLSWDERAVTSCTGGLGNQSTGDNFHGVPNIDHTQLFVRKDIIGWLKWLRDTVGFQDFRFDFARGYSAQYVKEYIEGAKPLFSVGEWWDSCNYNGHHLEYNQDSHRQRIINWINGTGQLSTAFDFTTKGILQEAVKGELWRLRDAQGNPPGVMGWWPSRAVTFLDNHDTGSTQAHWPFPSYHVMEGYAYILTHPGIPTVFYDHFYDWGNSIHDQIVKLMNIRKGQDIHSRSSIRIFEAQPNLYSAVIGDKVCMKIGDGSWCPAGREWTLASCGHRYAVWHK encoded by the exons ATGGGTTACCTGAGCAAG AACCAAGTTGAAAGTATTCAGGAGACTGATGTTG GAGCAGTAGTACGCAGTGGTAGAGAAATTCTATTGCAG GCTTTCAACTGGGAGTCTCATAAACATGATTGGTGGAGAAATTTAGAGAGCAAGGTTCCTGATATTGCAAAATCCGGGTTTACATCAGCATGGTTACCTCCAGCAACTAATTCCTTCGCACTTGAAG GATACCTTCCTCAAAATTTATATTCTCTCAATTCATCATATGGCTCTGAACATCTCTTGAAAGCTTTACTTTACAAGATGAAGCAATACAAAGTTAGACCAATGGCTGACATAGTCATCAATCACCGTGTTGGGACTACCACAGGACATGGAGGAAGGTATAATCGTTACGATGGAATTCCATTATCATGGGATGAACGTGCTGTTACGAGCTGTACTGGTGGTTTG GGTAATCAAAGCACTGGGGACAATTTTCATGGTGTTCCGAATATTGATCATACCCAGCTGTTTGTTCGGAAAGACATTATTGGGTGGCTAAAATGGCTTCGAGATACAGTTGGCTTCCAAGATTTCCGATTTGATTTTGCAAGAGG TTATTCAGCACAATATGTGAAGGAATACATTGAGGGTGCAAAGCCTCTTTTTTCTGTTGGAGAATGGTGGGATTCTTGCAATTACAATGGTCACCACTTGGAGTACAACCAAG ATAGTCATAGGCAACGGATTATCAATTGGATTAATGGCACAGGGCAGCTTTCTACTGCATTTGACTTCACAACTAAGGGAATTCTTCAG GAAGCTGTAAAGGGAGAGCTCTGGCGTCTTCGTGACGCTCAAGGGAATCCACCGGGAGTGATGGGTTGGTGGCCTTCAAGGGCTGTCACTTTCTTAGATAACCATGATACAGGCTCAACACAG GCTCATTGGCCTTTTCCTTCATACCATGTTATGGAG GGCTATGCATATATACTCACACATCCAGGGATACCAACAGTTTTTTACGATCATTTCTACGATTGGGGTAACTCCATTCACGACCAAATAGTGAAGCTG ATGAACATTCGAAAAGGTCAAGACATTCACAGCCGATCGTCTATCAGGATTTTTGAAGCCCAGCCGAATCTCTACTCTGCTGTCATTGGggataaagtttgcatgaagaTCGGTGATGGTTCCTGGTGCCCCGCCGGCAGGGAGTGGACTCTAGCGTCTTGCGGCCACAGATACGCAGTTTGGCACAAATAG